In the Telopea speciosissima isolate NSW1024214 ecotype Mountain lineage chromosome 2, Tspe_v1, whole genome shotgun sequence genome, one interval contains:
- the LOC122651760 gene encoding dolichyl-diphosphooligosaccharide--protein glycosyltransferase subunit 1B: MGALLAFRFALVFLLFSVLSLTATSSSVSAQDLQIVSAERRIDVTSHIVKVFLTLKVENTGASPASEVLLAFPPTQVKHLAVVKAAATVGKRKKKSYVPLDVSPKVLPDAPNGAQFFSISLRNPIKNGETVLLEVLLVLTHVLKPFPAEIGQSESQLVYYHDSAMILSPYFIKEQTTYIKTPSTKVESFTSVEPTNRVGTEINYGRYVDRQPYSVAPIIVHFENNNPFAVVEELVREVEVSHWGSLQVREHYTLVHAGAQHKGVFSRVEYQSRPSFSGVSSFKHLLARLPPRVHSVYYRDEIGNISSSRLRTDSLKSELEIEPRYPLFGGWKATFVIGYGLPLQDFLFESSDGKRYLNFSFGCPLAETLVDKLTIKVVLPEGSKNANAVVPFLVNQHFETMYSYLDVVGRTVVVIEKENVVPEHNSPFQVYYDFNPIFMLAEPLMLTSAFFLFFVACVAYLYIDLSIRKS; the protein is encoded by the exons ATGGGAGCTTTGCTCGCATTTCGATTTGCCCTagttttcctccttttttcaGTTCTTTCATTAACGGCTACATCTTCATCTGTTTCCGCACAGGACCTTCAGATTGTCAGCGCAGAACGGAGG ATTGACGTAACATCTCACATTGTGAAGGTTTTCTTGACTTTAAAG GTTGAAAATACCGGGGCATCTCCTGCTTCAGAAGTCCTCCTTGCCTTCCCACCCACCCAAGTTAAACATTTAGCAGTGGTCAAAGCAGCAGCAACTGTAGGGAAACGGAAAAAGAAATCTTATGTGCCCCTTGATGTCAGCCCCAAAGTGCTACCTGATGCACCAAATGGAGCAcaattcttctctatttctttgcGCAATCCTATAAAAAATGGTGAAACTGTGTTGCTGGAAGTGCTTCTTGTGCTAACCCATGTTCTAAAGCCTTTCCCTGCAGAGATTGGGCAATCTGAGTCTCAGTTAGTGTATTATCATGACAGTGCAATGATATTGTCACCTTATTTTATTAAAGAGCAGACCACATATATAAAAACACCAAGTACCAAGGTTGAATCTTTCACAAGTGTAGAACCCACTAACCGTGTGGGTACAGAAATAAATTATGGGCGGTATGTTGACCGTCAACCATATTCGGTTGCTCCAATAATTGTTCATTTTGAAAATAATAACCCATTTGCGGTTGTTGAGGAACTTGTACGTGAAGTCGAAGTATCTCACTGGGGCAGCCTTCAGGTTAGAGAGCATTACACACTGGTTCATGCAGGTGCTCAACACAAGGGCGTCTTTTCAAG GGTTGAATATCAATCAAGGCCATCTTTTAGTGGTGTTTCTTCATTTAAGCATCTTCTTGCAAGACTACCCCCGCGGGTGCACTCTGTTTACTATCGAGATGAAATAGGGAACATCTCATCATCACGTTTACGTACTGATTCACTGAAG TCTGAACTTGAAATTGAACCGCGATATCCTTTGTTTGGAGGCTGGAAAGCCACTTTTGTTATCGGATATGGGCTTCCGCTGCAAGATTTCCTCTTTGAGTCATCTGATGGAAAGCGCTACCTTAACTTCAGTTTTGGATGTCCTCTTGCTGAGACTCTAGTTGACAAGTTAACCATAAAA GTGGTGCTCCCAGAGGGATCGAAAAATGCGAATGCTGTGGTTCCTTTCCTGGTGAATCAACATTTTGAG ACAATGTATTCATACCTTGATGTTGTTGGAAGGACCGTGGTGGTTATTGAAAAGGAAAACGTAGTTCCTGAGCACAACTCTCCTTTCCAG GTTTACTACGACTTCAACCCTATTTTCATGCTAGCGGAGCCGCTGATGTTGACATCtgcattttttctatttttcgtAGCTTGTGTGGCCTACCTATACATTGATCTTTCCATCCGCAAATCATGA